From a single Nicotiana tabacum cultivar K326 chromosome 8, ASM71507v2, whole genome shotgun sequence genomic region:
- the LOC107774050 gene encoding protein TOC75-3, chloroplastic, with the protein MASIAAPGLALSVHRSHRRLTPATATTTTAASVPSLTIKSKHPTFPSSQNPKPSSSRPRDNFDILGSKKLQNIVKTTAAIGCGLYALSNGVSNAKLSGNGGGGSSGGSGGGGGGGGGGDSFWSKIFSPAAIAGEEESQEWDSHGLPANIVVQLNKLSGFKKYKVSDIMFLDRRRGSTVGTEDSFFEMVSLRPNGVYTKAQLTKELETLATSGMFEKVDLDAKTNPNGTVGVTISFLESTWQSADRFRCINVGLMPQSKPIEMDPDMTEKEKLEYYRSQEKDYRRRIERSRPCLLPPPVQREILQMLREQGAVSARLLQKIRDRVQQWYHENGYACAQVVNFGNLNTKEVVCEVVEGDITQMVVQFQDKLGNVCEGNTQYPVVRRELPRQLRQGQVFNIEAGKQALRNINSLALFSNIEVNPRPDEKNEGGIIVEIKLKELEQKSAEVSTEWSIVPGRGGRPTLASIQPGGTVSFEHRNLKGLNRSILGSVTTSNFLNPQDDLAFKLEYVHPYLDGVYNSRNRTLKASCFNSRKLSPVFTGGPGVDEVPPIWVDRAGLKANITENFTRQSKFTYGLVMEEITTRDESSHISSRGQRVLPSGGISADGPPTTLSETGIDRMAFLQANITRDNTKFVNGTIVGERNVFQVDQGLGIGSKFPFFNRHQLTMTRFVQLKQVEEGVGKAPPPVLVLHGHYGGCVGDLPSYDAFTLGGPYSVRGYNMGEIGAARNILELAAEMRIPVRNTHVYAFAEHGNDLGSSKDVKGNPTEVYRRMGHGSSYGVGVKLGLVRAEYAFDHNSGTGAIFFRFGERF; encoded by the exons ATGGCGTCCATCGCCGCTCCTGGTCTCGCACTTTCCGTCCACCGTTCACACCGCCGGCTCACTCCTGCCACCGCAACCACCACCACTGCTGCCTCTGTCCCTTCACTTACAATCAAATCCAAGCATCCTACATTCCCTTCCtcccaaaaccctaaaccctcATCCTCACGCCCCCGCGACAATTTTGACATTTTGGGCTCGAAAAAGCTCCAAAATATCGTAAAAACCACCGCAGCCATTGGCTGTGGTCTCTACGCGCTCTCCAACGGCGTGTCCAACGCTAAACTCAGCGGAAACGGTGGCGGCGGCTCCTCCGGTGGTTCTGGCGGTGGTGGTGGAGGGGGAGGTGGCGGAGATAGCTTCTGGTCGAAGATTTTCTCTCCAGCGGCTATTGCTGGAGAAGAAGAATCACAGGAATGGGATTCTCACGGCTTGCCGGCGAATATTGTGGTACAACTGAACAAACTAAGcgggttcaagaagtacaaggtCTCCGACATCATGTTCCTCGATCGCCGCCGCGGGTCAACGGTAGGGACGGAGGATTCCTTCTTCGAAATGGTGTCTCTACGGCCAAATGGTGTCTACACGAAGGCGCAGCTCACTAAAGAGCTGGAAACCCTAGCTACCAGTGGAATGTTCGAGAAAGTTGATCTAGATGCAAAAACAAACCCTAATGGAACAGTCGGAGTTACGATATCCTTTTTAGAAAGCACGTGGCAGTCAGCTGATAGATTTAGGTGTATCAATGTGGGCCTAATGCCACAGTCTAAGCCCATTGAAATGGATCCAGACATGACTGAGAAGGAGAAATTGGAGTATTACAGGAGCCAGGAGAAGGATTATAGGAGGAGGATTGAAAGGTCAAGGCCATGTTTGTTGCCGCCACCCGTGCAAAGGGAGATTTTGCAGATGTTGAGGGAGCAAGGGGCAGTTAGTGCTAGGTTGTTGCAGAAGATTAGGGATAGAGTGCAGCAGTGGTATCATGAGAATGGTTACGCGTGCGCCCAAGTTgtgaattttgggaatttgaataCTAAGGAGGTGGTTTGTGAGGTGGTGGAAGGGGATATTACTCAAATGGTCGTTCAGTTTCAGGATAAGCTGGGAAATGTATGTGAGGGAAACACTCAATATCCGGTTGTCCGGAGAGAATTGCCTAGGCAG CTTCGTCAAGGACAAGTTTTCAACATTGAAGCTGGAAAACAGGCTTTGAGAAATATAAATTCTCTAGCTCTCTTCTCTAATATTGAAGTCAACCCTCGCCCAGATGAAAAGAATGAGGGAGGGATAATTGTTGAAATTAAGCTCAAGGAGTTGGAACAGAAGTCAGCTGAAGTCAGTACTGAATGGAGCATTGTCCCTGGACGTGGAGGTCGCCCCACATTG GCTTCAATTCAACCTGGTGGAACTGTTTCATTTGAGCATCGGAATCTTAAGGGGCTCAATCGGTCAATTCTTGGTTCTGTGACTACCAGTAACTTCCTCAATCCTCAG GATGATCTTGCTTTTAAGTTAGAGTATGTTCATCCGTATTTGGATGGTGTTTACAATTCGCGAAACCGTACGCTTAAAGCTAGCTGCTTCAACAGCAGGAAGTTGAGTCCTGTCTTTACTGGGGGCCCTGGAGTAGATGAAGTCCCTCCTATATGGGTTGATCGCGCTGGACTTAAAGCCAACATTACTGAG AATTTCACTCGTCAGAGTAAATTCACCTATGGACTTGTGATGGAAGAGATAACAACACGCGATGAAAGCAGCCATATTTCTTCTCGTGGGCAGAGGGTACTGCCAAGTGGTGGAATTAGTGCAGATGGGCCTCCCACAACGCTTAGTGAAACTGGCATTGACCGCATGGCATTTTTACAAGCTAACATCACACGAGATAACAccaaatttgtaaatgggacaaTTGTTGGTGAGAGGAATGTCTTCCAG GTTGATCAAGGACTTGGAATTGGCAGTAAGTTCCCATTCTTTAACCGCCACCAGCTGACAATGACCCGATTTGTCCAGCTGAAGCAAGTAGAAGAAGGCGTTGGTAAGGCTCCGCCACCTGTCCTAGTCCTCCATGGCCACTATGGTGGATGTGTTGGAGATCTTCCCAGTTATGATGCTTTCACACTTGGGGGACCTTATTCAGTGAGGGGCTACAATATGGGAGAGATAGGTGCAGCTAGAAATATACTGGAG CTGGCTGCTGAGATGCGGATACCTGTGAGAAACAcacatgtctatgcatttgcagAACATGGAAATGATCTTGGGAGTTCAAAAGATGTCAAAGGAAACCCAACAGAGGTTTATAGGCGGATGGGTCATGGCTCCTCGTATGGAGTTGGCGTGAAACTAGGCTTAGTACGAGCAGAATATGCTTTTGACCACAATTCTGGGACTGGAGCAATATTTTTCCGTTTTGGAGAGAGATTCTAG
- the LOC107774049 gene encoding transcription factor PCL1 gives MGEKVKLSEYDSSGGNNDDRVLWEVGLPGADDLTPLTLQLIPAELASAFRISPESSKSMTDVNRASQNTFSSLQRWHSQDMSSMNNLNFKPFNEETTVTEKDETDLTREGSDPRKLRRVESGGTEEIDSALCNENCADDSSANKTLNKRARLVWTPQLHKRFIEVVAHLGIKNAVPKTIMQLMNVEGLTRENVASHLQKYRLYMKRQGNEGPSSSDHLVNSTPVKQSLRESGETGHHLRNTNGHVGMPTQMPYPPQMVQMPMIGMAKGGMPVGYGGGPSVGFHHQYSMMQQQREWSGNNFGYYHPVTSNDK, from the coding sequence ATGGGTGAAAAAGTGAAGCTTTCTGAGTACGATTCTAGCGGTGGTAATAATGATGACAGAGTTTTGTGGGAGGTTGGACTTCCCGGCGCCGACGATCTCACGCCGTTGACTCTGCAGTTGATTCCGGCCGAACTTGCTTCTGCGTTCAGAATCTCGCCGGAATCCTCAAAATCCATGACTGATGTAAATCGCGCTTCTCAGAATACTTTTTCTTCCCTCCAGAGATGGCACTCGCAGGATATGTCTTCAATGAATAACTTAAATTTCAAGCCGTTCAATGAGGAGACgactgttactgaaaaagacgAAACGGATCTAACGAGAGAGGGATCCGACCCGAGGAAGCTCCGGAGGGTTGAATCCGGAGGCACCGAAGAGATTGATTCTGCTCTGTGTAACGAAAATTGTGCAGATGATTCGTCGGCTAATAAGACGCTGAATAAACGGGCAAGGCTTGTTTGGACGCCGCAGCTACACAAGCGTTTTATTGAAGTGGTGGCCCACTTAGGTATCAAAAACGCTGTGCCGAAGACGATTATGCAGCTTATGAATGTGGAAGGACTGACGCGAGAGAACGTGGCGAGTCATTTACAGAAGTATAGATTATATATGAAGAGACAGGGAAATGAGGGGCCTTCTTCTTCTGATCATTTGGTTAATTCCACGCCGGTGAAGCAGAGTTTGCGTGAGTCCGGTGAGACTGGTCATCACCTGCGTAATACTAATGGCCACGTGGGAATGCCGACTCAGATGCCATACCCGCCGCAAATGGTGCAGATGCCGATGATTGGAATGGCCAAAGGAGGCATGCCTGTTGGGTATGGGGGTGGACCATCAGTTGGATTTCATCATCAGTACAGTATGATGCAACAACAGCGGGAATGGTCTGGGAATAATTTTGGTTACTATCATCCTGTTACTTCTAATGATAAGTAG